A genomic region of Gossypium hirsutum isolate 1008001.06 chromosome D01, Gossypium_hirsutum_v2.1, whole genome shotgun sequence contains the following coding sequences:
- the LOC107945984 gene encoding uncharacterized protein isoform X1, with amino-acid sequence MSNIVMPHLGFGLSKMTLLATIISKSSGVSCQCKLSRSSLELINKNSLSEVSRTFTTPDVMGCCLKGFLQIVMHGKSLQQEGVAGNLHYNRSGASKKGTGGGLNLTNGTQDEIQDPSVHPWRGLTTTRDDSLTLLDCYLCPKSFKGLQNVFYSARARERERELLYPGACGGGGRGWISQGIASYGRGLGTRETCALHTARLSCDTLVDFWSALGEETRESLLRMKEEDFIERLMYRCVYGSSLRLNVFHFLYCSAGKRYEVR; translated from the exons ATGAGCAATATAGTAATGCCTCATTTGGGTTTTGGTCTAAGCAAAATGACGTTGTTAGCTACAATAATCTCCAAAAG CTCTGGAGTGAGCTGTCAATGCAAGCTCAGCAGAAGCTCCTTAGAATTGATAAACAAAAACTCTTTGAGCGAGGTCTCAAGAACATTTACTACTCCAGATGTAATGGGCTGTTGCTTGAAGGGTTTTTTGCAAATTGTAATGCATGGAAAATCCTTGCAGCAGGAGGGAGTAGCTGGTAACCTTCATTACAACAGGTCAGGAGCCTCAAAAAAGGGAACTGGTGGCGGATTGAATTTGACAAACGGGACACAAGATGAAATTCAAGATCCATCTGTCCATCCTTGGAGAGGTTTGACAACGACTCGCGATGATTCACTGACACTTCTTGACTGCTATTTGTGCCCAAAGTCATTTAAGGGTCTACAAAAC GTGTTTTATAGTGCACGTGCAAGGGAGAGGGAGCGTGAATTGCTTTATCCTGGTGCTTGTGGTGGGGGAGGTCGGGGTTGGATAAGCCAAGGAATTGCTAGTTATGGAAGAGGACTTGGAACAAGAGAAACATGTGCACTGCACACTGCCAGGCTTTCTTGTGACACCTTGGTGGATTTTTGGTCAGCTCTTGGAGAAGAAACTCGGGAATCTCTTTTAAGAATGAAGGAAGAAGATTTTATTGAGAGGCTTATGTACAGGTGTGTTTATGGCTCTTCTTTACGGTTGAATGTGTTTCATTTTCTATATTGTTCAGCTGGCAAACGGTATGAAGTCAGATGA
- the LOC107945984 gene encoding uncharacterized protein isoform X2, whose product MGCCLKGFLQIVMHGKSLQQEGVAGNLHYNRSGASKKGTGGGLNLTNGTQDEIQDPSVHPWRGLTTTRDDSLTLLDCYLCPKSFKGLQNVFYSARARERERELLYPGACGGGGRGWISQGIASYGRGLGTRETCALHTARLSCDTLVDFWSALGEETRESLLRMKEEDFIERLMYRCVYGSSLRLNVFHFLYCSAGKRYEVR is encoded by the exons ATGGGCTGTTGCTTGAAGGGTTTTTTGCAAATTGTAATGCATGGAAAATCCTTGCAGCAGGAGGGAGTAGCTGGTAACCTTCATTACAACAGGTCAGGAGCCTCAAAAAAGGGAACTGGTGGCGGATTGAATTTGACAAACGGGACACAAGATGAAATTCAAGATCCATCTGTCCATCCTTGGAGAGGTTTGACAACGACTCGCGATGATTCACTGACACTTCTTGACTGCTATTTGTGCCCAAAGTCATTTAAGGGTCTACAAAAC GTGTTTTATAGTGCACGTGCAAGGGAGAGGGAGCGTGAATTGCTTTATCCTGGTGCTTGTGGTGGGGGAGGTCGGGGTTGGATAAGCCAAGGAATTGCTAGTTATGGAAGAGGACTTGGAACAAGAGAAACATGTGCACTGCACACTGCCAGGCTTTCTTGTGACACCTTGGTGGATTTTTGGTCAGCTCTTGGAGAAGAAACTCGGGAATCTCTTTTAAGAATGAAGGAAGAAGATTTTATTGAGAGGCTTATGTACAGGTGTGTTTATGGCTCTTCTTTACGGTTGAATGTGTTTCATTTTCTATATTGTTCAGCTGGCAAACGGTATGAAGTCAGATGA
- the LOC107945975 gene encoding uncharacterized protein, with protein sequence MSILWEKSETWRWLVRRTRDSKPFFLAFATLCGVVPGVIGYGVMQLTNSRNPHLEARLRENARPESLMMGKVNQERLAEYLGELQRKEDTNDRYVAALRGETLTRTPYQRIQPVPKQNAEKNNSNEKA encoded by the exons ATGTCAATACTATGGGAAAAAAGCGAGACATGGCGGTGGCTAGTGAGGAGGACAAGGGACTCGAAGCCGTTCTTCTTGGCCTTTGCCACCCTCTGCGGCGTTGTTCCGGGTGTCATTGGCTACGGCGTCATGCAACTTACCAACTCCCGCAACCCTCACTTGGAGGCCCGGCTGCGCGAAAACGCCCGCCCCGAATCCCTC ATGATGGGGAAAGTGAACCAAGAGCGATTAGCGGAATACCTTGGGGAGCTCCAGCGGAAAGAGGATACAAATGATCGGTATGTAGCTGCTTTGAGGGGAGAGACATTGACTAGGACTCCTTATCAGAGAATTCAGCCTGTTCCAAAGCAAAACGCTGAGAAGAACAACAGCAACGAGAAGGCTTAG